The Longimicrobiales bacterium nucleotide sequence GGCCGCCGAAGAAGACGGCGAGGCCGCTGAAGAAGACGGCGAGGCCGCTGAGGGAGACGGCGGGGACGCCGAGGAAGACGGCGGGGCTGCTGAAGAAGACGGCGAGGCCGCTGAGGAAGACGGCGGGGACGCCGAGGAAGACGGCGGGGCTGCTGAAGAAGACGGTGAGGCTGCTGAAGAAGACAGCGAGGCCGCTGAAGAAGACAGTGAGGACGCTGAGGAAGCCGATTCCTCTGAGGAACAGTCCGACTCTGCCGACGAAGACGCCGCAGATGAAGAGTCCGATGCTGCTGGAGAGGAATCCGACTCCAGTCAGGAAGACACAGAGGCTACCGGTGAAGAAGCGGACCCAGCAGACGGGGACCCCGACGCGGCCGAACAGAAGCTAGATGGCGATCTCGGTGATGGTGACAGGCAGTCGCTGCTTGACCGTCTGGAGGGGAAAGCCGAGGACGTCGATCCTGATCTAGGCGGGATTTAGCCAAGTACTGGCTCCGCTTACGTGGTACGGCTGCTGTCCTGATCGCGCGGCTCTCTCAACTCGGCATGAACAGGCTGCGGATGGCGAAGACCGCCGACCCGTTAAGCCTGATCGGGGCGGACGCCAAAGCGGGCCTCAATGCGATTCATCTGATGATGTGGAACATGATAAGGAGTGCATCAACGTCGGAGTCCTCTCCGCGGCAAAATGGGTAAGGGAAGCCGAGAAGACCCTGCTAGCGACCTCAGACGAATACGCCAAACTCGCGGCCGACCTGGCGGGCAAGGTCAAGTCCAAGACACCGAACCCGATGATGGTCAGGGCGGGAATAAGACTCGTGCTGAAAGACAACGCCTTTGATATCCAACACCGGCGCTTCGTGGCTCAAGGATCCAGCACCCTCAGGTCGATTGGGCTAAGCGTACCGGTCACTCGCCTCGTCAACACCTTCGCCAACAAGGGGATCGAAGCGGGCGAAGGGGCGGGCAAGTCTTTTGCCCTGAAACAGGTCCACTCCCTCATCTCTGAAGTTCTCCATAAGAAGCGTGTCCCGAAACAAGTCGCCGACCAGGCAGCTGATGGTCTGGTGGCCGCGATCGCCTAGGGTGGCTGGCCGCTACTGCGAGCGCGTCCGATGGATCGCGGGGTTGTCGTAGATGACATAGTCACCCTCGTAAGCCCGAACCCACTGGTTCCACCCAATGGACCCCTGCGAGGCCCCGCCAGTGCCGGTGGACACGATGAACTGCGGGTGCATTTCCCCCGGTACGAAGGCGATCAACTCCTCTTCTACGTCGCTCCGGAACGGGTTTCCCAAATCATCGTTGTGATGAATCATATCACCGCCCAGGTACCCTTTTTTACGGATGCGCCGGTTGAGTTCCCGCGCGGTATGTAGTGTAAGAGCCGAGATGTTTCCCTTCTCCCTGTCCTCCTTGTACGTGCCGTACCCGTGCTGAGTGCGTTCTACAGCTTGGTCCCGGGTTGCCTGCTGCAGCCGCCGGATGCGGTCACCGATGCCTTCAGACACCTTTCTCTTGGCCGATCTCTTGGCCGAGGAAAAGATCTGCATCTGTCGATCCATTCCGTGAGCCGCGAGCGAGTGGGTGCTCGCGACGGAGGAGCCCTTCTTCGGGAAGACGCCCCAAAGATCGTAGTCACCTGCACAACACTGCCGATGAGGGTCCGTTGCGGATCCCGACTTGGCGGTGTTCGTCATCGCCCGAACCAATGTCCACTGCCCTCCTTTTTCCTGTACTATCTTACCGCCCTGCTCGTGGAAGCTGTCCTGGTGTTGAATTCCCCACCGCGCGGCACTTCCTGTCTTGAGATCGACGAGTCTGAAGTTCATGGGCCCGAATGGTGAGTTGCACGAGACCATCCCGCCGTCCCTGACGTGCAGAAAATCGATCACTTGCTGGGACCGCAGGTATTCCAGTCTCGGGGCGGACAGCTTCAGAATATCGGGAGCGGCCATCGATGAGTGCTGGTGGATGTGCCCGTCGGGTGGAGCATTGATGCCTCCGTCGTCGGTCGCCCCAAAGCCGGTGTCGGATCTACCGTGGGCGAAGAATTTTTGCTGCTTCTTCACAGCCTTCGGATCTGCGCCGGAGATCATCTTCGAGTATTGGACGTGGCTCATGGCGAAGCCCGCGAAGGGCCCCCAGTCACAGCTCTTCGCCTTGATCCCGAAGCCCTTCGACGAGTAGCCCTCATCGAGCAGGCCGATGGCGACGGTTGCGGCACACCGGGACACGATGATCCGCTCGAAGTCGTCCGCGACGAATTGGATGGCGAGGCCGTGTGCCGGATGGAAGCCAGCTCGCTCAAGAATCTTCCCGGCTGGCCCCGGAACGATCCACACCCCAGAGTTCGTGATTTTTGGCATGAAATCTCGGTAAGCTGGCCCCGTCGACCATTTGGTCGCAGGCTGTCCAGTTGAGGCACGGACTTTGTTAGAGGTCGCGTAGGATTGAATCTATTCTTGCTCAACATCGGACGCGAGACGACGTGGCCGTGATGTTGGTCTCGTGGCGCAGCAGCCGCGACCGATTGACACAAACACGCTCACACCGGCACTCTCATTCGCCCCGCAACTTCAACGCACGACGAGGTACAAGATGCGCAGCCGACTGGCACTCACGCTCTTCGTTTTCCTGGCGATCGCCCCGCCGACATTCGCCCAGATGAGCGTGGCCGAGCCGTTCAAGGTGGGCACCTTCGAGATCGACGGCATCGCGCAGGTCGGGATCGTGCTCCGGGACCAGCACATCGTAGAGCTGGCCAGGGCGAACGAGGCGCTCGAGCGGAATGCGGAGTACCCGGCGATTCCACTGCCAGCGGACATGCTCGAGCTCATCTCGCGCTACGAATACGGCATGAAGGCTCGCCTCTACGAGTTGGTGACCCACCTCGTCGAGAACGACATGATCACGGGTACACGACCGGACTACGTCTACGACCTGAGTGAGGTCGGGACGCTTCCGCCGATCATGTATCCCGGGAAGATCTTGAACGCCGCCGTGAACTTCTATAGCCACGTGAACGAGTCGGGCTCGGACGAGGACCGGACAGAGGCCCGTCGTCAGCGGCGAGAGAACCGAGGCATACCCTACCTCTTTCTCAAGCCGAGCCGCGGTGCCGTAGTCGGAAACGGGGCCCAGATCGTCCTCCCGTATGGTCGAACCCAGATCGACTGGGAAGTCGAGTTGGGCGCCGTCATCGGGCGGGCGGGGAAGTACATCTCTGCCGACGATGCAGAAGCGCACATCTTCGGCTACACCGTCACGATGGACATCTCGGATCGCGGGGGCCGTCCGCCGGGCGGCAACCCGCTGACGTCGGATTGGTTCGTTGGGAAGGGCCACGACACATTCGCTCCCATGGGCCCCTGGATCGTGCCGAAGGAGTTCTACGGCAACCCGATGGAGATCCTCCGACAGACGCTCAACGTCGGTGACGAGGTCATGCAGGAGGCCACGGCGGGCGACATGATCCACACGCTGTGGGAGGTGGTCGAATACGGATCGTCCATCATTACGCTTTATCCCGGCGACGTGATCAACAACGGCACATCGGGCGGCACCGGTGCGGGCACCGCGGTGCGCGGTGAGCAGCGCTTCCTGCAGGCCGGCGAAGTCGTGTCCGGTACGATCGACGGAATCGGTACGCTGATTATGCCGGTCATCGCGGAGGATGCGCCACAGGGACTGACGGGTGCCCAGCTCACTCCCGTCTGCGACTACCGGGAATGTAGGGGGCGATGAGCTGATGGATCGGGCAAGTTTTCTTGGTGCGGCCGCTACCTATCACACATGTCGAATCGTTAGGCATGCAACCTTCGTAGGCCCGCAGAGTTCAAAGTAGTTAGACGGCGACCACATTAGACTGAGACCGACTCAATGCGCTTTGCAGCGGCGGCTACCGCAACAGGAGTCGTTGGCTTCCTGCTTTTGGAAGCCCTCAAGATCCTGTTGGCTCCCGCGGCCCTCTGGGTGCTGGGCATGGCAATGATGGTGGTCAAGGTCGTGGCCCTAGGGTTCGTTGTGGTTCTGGCATTGGCCGGCTCGGTTTGGGCATTCCGCAGGTGGTCCCGAGACAGCAGCGAGATCCTGGCCTAGAGGCCTTCTCTCCCCTAGCAGTCGCAGGATCCCGGCAGGCATCGACGATCTCCTGCTCGAATTTCCCTGGATCTTTGAGTGCCGCCCAGAAGCCTTCCAAGTAGTCGAGGGCCCCACGACGTCGTCTGCCTCAGGCAGAGGGAAGCTCCTGAACACTCTTCGACCTGCAGGCGCTTGGAGCCGAACAGCGCGGCCACTACGTCGGCGTTGGCGGGCTCAGTGACCCATCTCACCCACTGGAGCTGTTCCTGGTAGAAACCGAGATCGTAGCCGCGCCCCCCGCACTCCAGGTAGACGTTCAGGTGATCGGTTGCGGGGGTGTTCCTCACGAATTGGGCAGCCAACTTCTGCGGAGTGAGCGCTAGAAGAGCGGCGCATGCGAGTCGGATCGAGAGCCCTGGCCGCAGGTGCCGCACATCGGGCGAAGGGTTTGGGCGGCGAGACGCATGCGCTCAAGACGCAGTTCAGTTAGGCAAGCCGCGAGCCGGTGGGGCGCTCAGCCCTCTGGGACTCACCTGTGGTACCAGCTAGGATGTTGCAGGTGGTATGGGCGCCAACCCTCTTGATGGAAGCGAAGCAACGCGTGGTGAACGGATTGAGGGCCCATCTGCCCGTCCTCTTGGCCTTCGTCATCGGCTCAGGTGTCTTCCTCCCCGCGGCGCTCGTCGCCCAGGCCGTCGGAGTCACGGTCAGCGTGGTGAGCGGCTCTGGTCCAGTCGAGGGAGTCGAGGTTACGGTCGGGTCCTTGGGAGTCCTCACAGATGAAAATGGCGAGGTGGTACTCCGCCTCCCTACTGGAGAGCACTCCATCGTGGCCAGCAGAATCGGCTTCGCGGACTCTCGAGTGTCCGTCGTCCTGACCGCTCTGCGCGACACCGCCGTTGTCATCGAACTCGAAGAAGAGGCCGTCGAGACCGAAGGCATCATCGTCGCTTCCACGCGCACGGACCGGCGGATCGAAGAAGAGCCGATGCGCGTCGAGGTCGTCAATCGCGAAGAGGTAGAGGAGAAGCTCCTCATGACCCCGGGCGACATCGCGATGCTCCTCAACGAGACGGCCGGCCTCCGCGTTCAGCCCACGGCGCCCTCGCTTGGTGGCGCGAGCGTGCGAATTCAGGGGCTGCGTGGGCGGTACACTCAGATTCTTTCTGATGGTCTGCCGCTCTATGGCGGCCAAGCCGGTGCACTGGGCCCGCTGCAGGTACCACCAATGGATCTGGCCCAGGTCGAGGTGATCAAGGGCGCGGCTTCGGCCCTATATGGATCAACGGCTCTCGGAGGTGTGGTCAATCTCATCTCTCGGAGACCGGCCAACGAAAGGGAGCTCTTGGTCAACGAGAGCTCGATGGATGGAACCGACGTCGTGGGATGGATGTCGGACGACATGAACGAGGATTGGGGATACACCCTGCTCACCAGCGTGCATCGTCAGGGCTTCACCGATGTCGATACGGATGGATGGGCTGACCTTCCACGCTTCCGCCGGGCCGTGGCACGGCCCCGGTTCTTCTGGAACAATCAGGAGGGCGGTTCGGCGATGTTCACCGTGGGTGGCATGGTCGAGGAGCGAGCAGGGGGCACGCTACCCGGGAGCCTGACTCCCGCCGGGACGGTGTTTCGCGAAGGACTCGACACCAAGCGCCTCGATGGCGGTTTCGTGGGGCGCATCCTCACCTCAGACACACGCTCCATCTCCGCTCGTGCGTCTGCATCCGTGCAGGGTCACGATCACGAATTCGGGTCACGGCTCGAGCGGGACACACACACGACCGGCTTCGCGGAGCTGGCGATGTCCGGGCACGACGCGGATCACCTATGGGTGGTCGGGGCTGCGGTTCAGTACGACGGATACGACGCACAGGATGTGCCGGGGTTCGACTTCGACTACGTCGTACCGGCCTTGTTTGCGCAGGACGAGTACGCCCCGACCGACTGGCTCGCTATTGCAGCCAGTGCCCGCCTGGATCAACACAGTGAGTACGGGACGAGGGTGAGCCCGAGAGTATCGCTGTTGGTCCGGCCCTCTGAGTGGATCATGCGTCTGTCCGCCGGGACCGGCTACTTCGCTCCGACGCCCTTTACGGAAGAGACTGAGGCGGTCGGCCTGAGTCGTCTGGTGCCCAACACCGGCTTGGGCGTCGAGCGTGCGAAGAGTGCAATGATCGACGTGGGCCGGGTCTTTGGCCCGTTGGAAGTCAACGTGAGTGCGTTCGGATCAGAGATCGATGATCCGCTCGTCACGCGTCGGGTAGGTGAGACGCTGGTCCTCGAGAATTCAGCCGAGCCGGTTCGCACTTGGGGCACCGAGGTCTTGGCTCGAGTGCGCCACGGCCCTCTTCGTCTGATCGCGACACATGCCTACCTCCG carries:
- a CDS encoding anthrax toxin-like adenylyl cyclase domain-containing protein, coding for MPKITNSGVWIVPGPAGKILERAGFHPAHGLAIQFVADDFERIIVSRCAATVAIGLLDEGYSSKGFGIKAKSCDWGPFAGFAMSHVQYSKMISGADPKAVKKQQKFFAHGRSDTGFGATDDGGINAPPDGHIHQHSSMAAPDILKLSAPRLEYLRSQQVIDFLHVRDGGMVSCNSPFGPMNFRLVDLKTGSAARWGIQHQDSFHEQGGKIVQEKGGQWTLVRAMTNTAKSGSATDPHRQCCAGDYDLWGVFPKKGSSVASTHSLAAHGMDRQMQIFSSAKRSAKRKVSEGIGDRIRRLQQATRDQAVERTQHGYGTYKEDREKGNISALTLHTARELNRRIRKKGYLGGDMIHHNDDLGNPFRSDVEEELIAFVPGEMHPQFIVSTGTGGASQGSIGWNQWVRAYEGDYVIYDNPAIHRTRSQ
- a CDS encoding fumarylacetoacetate hydrolase family protein, which produces MRSRLALTLFVFLAIAPPTFAQMSVAEPFKVGTFEIDGIAQVGIVLRDQHIVELARANEALERNAEYPAIPLPADMLELISRYEYGMKARLYELVTHLVENDMITGTRPDYVYDLSEVGTLPPIMYPGKILNAAVNFYSHVNESGSDEDRTEARRQRRENRGIPYLFLKPSRGAVVGNGAQIVLPYGRTQIDWEVELGAVIGRAGKYISADDAEAHIFGYTVTMDISDRGGRPPGGNPLTSDWFVGKGHDTFAPMGPWIVPKEFYGNPMEILRQTLNVGDEVMQEATAGDMIHTLWEVVEYGSSIITLYPGDVINNGTSGGTGAGTAVRGEQRFLQAGEVVSGTIDGIGTLIMPVIAEDAPQGLTGAQLTPVCDYRECRGR
- a CDS encoding TonB-dependent receptor, coding for MVWAPTLLMEAKQRVVNGLRAHLPVLLAFVIGSGVFLPAALVAQAVGVTVSVVSGSGPVEGVEVTVGSLGVLTDENGEVVLRLPTGEHSIVASRIGFADSRVSVVLTALRDTAVVIELEEEAVETEGIIVASTRTDRRIEEEPMRVEVVNREEVEEKLLMTPGDIAMLLNETAGLRVQPTAPSLGGASVRIQGLRGRYTQILSDGLPLYGGQAGALGPLQVPPMDLAQVEVIKGAASALYGSTALGGVVNLISRRPANERELLVNESSMDGTDVVGWMSDDMNEDWGYTLLTSVHRQGFTDVDTDGWADLPRFRRAVARPRFFWNNQEGGSAMFTVGGMVEERAGGTLPGSLTPAGTVFREGLDTKRLDGGFVGRILTSDTRSISARASASVQGHDHEFGSRLERDTHTTGFAELAMSGHDADHLWVVGAAVQYDGYDAQDVPGFDFDYVVPALFAQDEYAPTDWLAIAASARLDQHSEYGTRVSPRVSLLVRPSEWIMRLSAGTGYFAPTPFTEETEAVGLSRLVPNTGLGVERAKSAMIDVGRVFGPLEVNVSAFGSEIDDPLVTRRVGETLVLENSAEPVRTWGTEVLARVRHGPLRLIATHAYLRSTELDLYSPGRREVPLTPRHSAGLVAAWEVEDVGRAGLEFYFTGRQELDDNPYRDVSKSHAVVGFLVDRRFGRYRLFFNAENILDTRQTGFDSLVRPSQTLDGRWITDVWAPLDGRSFNGGVWITF